In the genome of Vicinamibacteria bacterium, one region contains:
- a CDS encoding PilZ domain-containing protein yields the protein MPTVLLCSTSDLEGDLGQTLLWRDDIARVVATRVDYARTLAVAARPQMALVDRDLSGAGELIADLRRDPMTRPLSIVVMGRGDFDAGELDLLEAGANAILRLPAGPEWDDRLVKLIQVPTRRETRFAVHFEVEADTGSPRTSGLALALNLSVRGMLIQSSLPLGIGDDLDLGFRLLDTDPPVAVLGRVVRQAKGERFGVEFHRFAADGEERVAQFVGAFATS from the coding sequence ATGCCCACGGTTCTTCTCTGTTCGACGTCGGACCTGGAGGGAGACCTCGGCCAGACCCTCCTCTGGCGCGATGACATCGCGCGTGTCGTGGCCACCCGCGTGGACTACGCGCGCACGCTGGCCGTGGCCGCCCGGCCCCAGATGGCCTTGGTAGACCGCGACCTGTCGGGAGCGGGAGAGCTGATCGCGGATCTGCGCCGTGACCCCATGACCCGTCCCCTCTCCATCGTGGTTATGGGGCGGGGCGACTTCGACGCCGGGGAGCTCGACTTGCTGGAGGCGGGGGCGAACGCCATCCTGCGCCTGCCCGCCGGACCCGAGTGGGACGACCGGCTGGTCAAGCTGATCCAGGTGCCCACCCGCAGGGAGACCCGCTTCGCCGTGCATTTCGAGGTGGAGGCCGACACCGGCTCCCCACGCACCTCCGGGCTGGCCCTCGCCCTGAACCTGAGCGTGCGCGGGATGCTGATCCAATCCTCTCTGCCTCTCGGGATAGGGGACGACCTCGATCTGGGTTTCCGCCTCTTGGACACGGACCCCCCCGTCGCCGTCCTGGGTCGCGTGGTGCGGCAGGCCAAGGGGGAGCGCTTCGGGGTGGAGTTCCACCGCTTCGCCGCGGACGGGGAGGAGCGGGTGGCCCAGTTCGTGGGCGCCTTCGCCACCTCCTGA